In the Sus scrofa isolate TJ Tabasco breed Duroc chromosome 7, Sscrofa11.1, whole genome shotgun sequence genome, one interval contains:
- the LOC100624785 gene encoding tubulin beta-2A chain codes for MREIVHIQAGQCGNQIGAKFWEVISDEHGIDPTGSYHGDSDLQLERINVYYNEAAGNKYVPRAILVDLEPGTMDSVRSGPFGQIFRPDNFVFGQSGAGNNWAKGHYTEGAELVDSVLDVVRKESESCDCLQGFQLTHSLGGGTGSGMGTLLISKIREEYPDRIMNTFSVMPSPKVSDTVVEPYNATLSVHQLVENTDETYSIDNEALYDICFRTLKLTTPTYGDLNHLVSATMSGVTTCLRFPGQLNADLRKLAVNMVPFPRLHFFMPGFAPLTSRGSQQYRALTVPELTQQMFDSKNMMAACDPRHGRYLTVAAIFRGRMSMKEVDEQMLNVQNKNSSYFVEWIPNNVKTAVCDIPPRGLKMSATFIGNSTAIQELFKRISEQFTAMFRRKAFLHWYTGEGMDEMEFTEAESNMNDLVSEYQQYQDATADEQGEFEEEEGEDEA; via the exons ATGCGCGAGATCGTGCACATCCAGGCGGGCCAGTGCGGCAACCAGATCGGCGCCAAG TTTTGGGAGGTCATCAGCGACGAGCATGGCATCGACCCCACTGGCAGTTACCATGGCGACAGCGACTTGCAGCTGGAGAGGATCAACGTGTACTACAATGAAGCCGCTG GTAACAAGTATGTGCCCCGGGCCATCCTGGTGGATCTGGAGCCGGGCACCATGGACTCGGTCAGGTCTGGACCCTTCGGCCAGATCTTCAGGCCCGACAACTTTGTGTTCG GCCAGAGCGGTGCCGGCAACAACTGGGCCAAGGGCCACTACACGGAGGGCGCCGAGCTGGTGGACTCGGTCCTGGACGTGGTCAGGAAGGAGTCAGAGAGCTGTGACTGTCTGCAGGGCTTCCAGCTGACCCACTCGCTGGGGGGCGGCACGGGCTCCGGGATGGGCACCCTGCTCATTAGCAAGATCCGCGAGGAGTACCCCGACCGCATCATGAACACCTTCAGCGTCATGCCCTCACCCAAGGTCTCGGACACGGTGGTCGAGCCCTACAACGCCACCCTCTCCGTGCACCAGCTGGTGGAGAACACGGATGAGACCTACTCCATCGACAACGAGGCCCTGTACGACATCTGCTTCCGCACCCTGAAGCTGACCACGCCCACCTACGGGGACCTCAACCACCTGGTGTCGGCCACCATGAGCGGGGTCACCACGTGCCTGCGCTTCCCGGGCCAGCTCAACGCCGACCTGCGCAAGCTGGCCGTGAACATGGTGCCCTTCCCGCGCCTGCACTTCTTCATGCCCGGCTTCGCGCCGCTGACCAGCCGCGGCAGCCAGCAGTACCGCGCGCTGACGGTGCCCGAGCTCACGCAGCAGATGTTCGACTCCAAGAACATGATGGCCGCCTGCGACCCGCGCCACGGCCGCTACCTGACGGTGGCCGCCATCTTCCGCGGCCGCATGTCCATGAAGGAGGTGGACGAGCAGATGCTCAACGTGCAGAACAAGAACAGCAGCTACTTCGTGGAGTGGATCCCCAACAACGTCAAGACGGCCGTGTGCGACATCCCGCCGCGCGGCCTCAAGATGTCGGCCACCTTCATCGGCAACAGCACGGCCATCCAGGAGCTGTTCAAGCGCATCTCGGAGCAGTTCACGGCCATGTTCCGGCGCAAGGCCTTCCTGCACTGGTACACGGGCGAGGGCATGGACGAGATGGAGTTCACCGAGGCCGAGAGCAACATGAACGACCTGGTGTCCGAGTACCAGCAGTACCAGGACGCCACGGCCGACGAGCAGGGCGAGttcgaggaggaggagggcgaggACGAGGCCTGA